The genomic interval AATCATTTGAtatcgtaataatattttcgaaattattccaGTACTATAAAGAATGATCTACTTATCGATAATCATCTTTATTCAGCACTGTAATGTCTTACCAGTGTTAAAAATCATGCAAAAACTACAGTCCCAATTGCTGAATAACAATGAGAATGCAGTAACCGCAAGAGTCCAACGAAAAGTACTATGACTCATCCGATGGGGATTGAAGTCTCGTATGAATGATGCTCGCAATAGTGATAATTTGGGAATTCCCTGTTGGTATGGACTGATAAGTTGGAAGCTCTTCTCGGTACTCGGGGTTTCTGAAAATCGAAACTCAAGCTGTTGATTATTTCTCGACGTCTCCAAAGTGagacttcttttttcactttcccaTTTTCATCTCGGCGAAAATAATCTCGTTTAgtacaaaaatattaataacattCGTTCCAGACAGCGAAAAGATCTCTATGACGCGGCACAATGCACGACGATGGTACCAATCGTTAAATATTGTTCGGGGTAGAAATCATCCCTGGCAAAAGTATGTATGAAAGTATAATGTGTGTGTGCATAACATACAAGTATTGATCGATATTAAGCTTGATTGGCTCCTGGCACGGAACTTCACAGAAATGAGATAACACGAATATTAAAATCAGATTAAGAATTTGGGTCCCTTCATATCATAGCAATTAGAGACTGTTGCGTATCTATCGGTTCGATTCaggattattgaaaataatccatCACAATTCGATCTATCTTTTGTGGTAtggaaaatttgtcgaacTCTGCACTGATTTCCTTTTATCGTACCCAGGTTGTccatcggaatattttcatgtatcatgtatttcatgtatatattttctaaaatagaATGAGCAATAATTAATCTACATTCCATTGCTTATAATTTTATGATTCTGGTCAAGTTACAGAAAATagttttaatcatttttgtgGACACCGTCTACACAACAGACACGTTGCATCGATGAAGATCGAAAAAAGATCAGGATCCAATTTTTTAGTCACCTTAACAGATGCTACATAAATTTCTGATTAAATTTTAGTCACGGTACTTGAAGTCATATGTCAGCTTgttttaaaatcaaaaaattacattgataATACTGCCTCGAGAAAAGTCTACCGAATACCATGTTCCCTAATACCATGATTGCTCGACATaattaaattgataaaaatttagcaAATCCCACTGCTATAATATCGGTATTATGATTTATTGTTGTATATCTAATGTGTATAGTTTGATCGTACAACTTGACTCTACATTTGTCTTACATCGTTCATTAGAATGTGCACCTACGTGATTCATTGGTAAGTGAAAGGAACTATTACTTTTTTCGcaagatgacaaaaaaatccaaagttaATAGGTATATTACGATATGTGGATTTAACTATGTAAAatactctgaaaaaaaatcatcaaaatgAGAATTATGCGGTAAATATTCAAGAATTATCAGGAAGCGTGCTTTAGGGTTCAACAATAGGCGCATTCTTTTCTTCAGGTGCCCGtaaatttattgatattttataGTTTGTTTcacgaaataattgaaattaatgcTTCTAAAAAGAACCATCCCTTTCTTATTTCATCAAATGAGTGTAGTTAACTTTTTCGACTTTGTTTGATCATTAGACTGCTTATCTACTCTGaggagaataataatttttatcaaaaagaGAATCACAGAATACACGTTATTGTATAAACTATATTAGAATAAGTCACTAGCATTATAATTGCTAATCTATTATGGCACTACTCAGGGAACAATTTAATATTATGCACCAGTTTCATTGATTATAATTGATCGCGAATAATCAATTTGTTTATCTGTTATTTAGAGATGGTAAATTGCACGGAAGCACATACTATGTGTATATTCTCTACAGTACACAAATTTCTATTCAAAAAGGTTTTGCCTAATTCTATTCAGACTTCATTTAACATGTATTATTACAATCTTTTCTTATAAGAATAATGGTATGAGTTGCGTTTATGACTCCAACTAGGCCCTTTAATTTCTGCCTTATATAGTAATActaaatattatgtatatttatacgtgacTCAACTTATTTATGGTGACATTGAATCAAAGTGAGTTATGGTAACTAGCTATATGTTCTCAAATTTAAACTAATTTGACACAAAAATTTCGTATACAGTCTCAACATTGAATAAGACATCATTAATATACTTTGTATTTAACTGTCACAATCTGAAAACTGTCTTTCGGCAATTTCGTATTGCAttttgtgtacgtgtataaaatcacttttcttattttttctacataaCTTGAACTATCCAAGTTGGTTTAAACCTACACATAGACAAAATAATGTATTACTTATCGCTAAGTATCTAAGTTGTGTTTAAAACATGACTAGAATGTTACCTATAACAGTGTCAAAGTATTATTCATCAATCTCATGACAGACCAATTTATTACTTGCATTTTATGCAACTGAGCTTCTCACTTATATTCATCATTTTAAGCATGTCCATAGTCCTCtagttttcaaatattataataaacaaCGATAAAATTAGGTGTTCAGACTATGATGTATTCCTATGCCATTCCGCGTAGtctataataatgatatctgATTCTCAcctaatattaaaaattcataattcacTGATGTTTGACTTCTCTCATCAGACTAGGATTATAAATGAATATCGTCATGCCTAGACACACTTCCACATTTTCTCTCAGTTTCTTTAAAATTACATGGTCTATATAAAATATCATGCAAGGCTGCTCTTACCGTCAATTCAAAATCAACAAGTATCATATAACCTATCCCTGATTTAACATTTGAGTAAATTGAATGAGGAAATAAAGTAGCCAAATGAAAAACTCAAATGGTACGATACTTAGCACCATATACTGTTCAAAGTAAAATAGTCATGATCACCTACGGAATGTATACTTCAGCTTGATACGACGCTGATGAATCTGGTGCGATCATTGTTAACTACTTATTCAACCCATTTTTCATAGTGACTGCCAGCGGTTCATCTCATCAAATCTGCAGCCCTCTGCCGATCTCGATGTACTTCCCGTGGATGCATTCTCTTCCGATGAGAGAAACAATTTCCAGAACTTGCAAAAGCCTTTGGACAATATGGGCACTGATAGGGCCTTGCGCCGGTATGTTGATTTATATGGAATTTCAAATCTTGATTCCTCTTGAACGTTTTGTCACATAACGGACAGGCGTGTGGTCTCAAATCTGAATGAGTAATACTGTGAGCACGCAACGTTGAGTTTGTGGGGTATACTCTGCCACAAACGTTACAAGGAAATTGAATACCACCATGATACTCCTTATGACGGAACAAATTAGACTGTGTTTTGAAACTGGAaagtaaatattatataatacaccTGACACATACATATGAATTAAAATAGCGAATGAGATGCCAATACTCACATTCTTCCACATATATCGCATCCGTATTTTCCTTTAGGCCGATGTGTTTCCAAATGTACTTTTAGGTTTCcctttgttgaaatttttttactacaAATGGGGCAGATAAAATTTCCAGTGGAATTGTCTGTATTCGTATGTAGCACTCCGTTTGTAGAGTACACTTGTTGCGACCTCAGTATAGGTTTGCCATCGAATCTTCGGTCTCTGGGTAAGTGCGACCACAAGTGATTTTGTAATCCAATTTGAGATATGAACGATCTAGCACATATCGTGCACTCATGGGGTTTTATATTCGGATTAtttacgtcgtcgtcgctttCCATGGATTCAAATTGTTTGGTATCATAAGACGGCTCTTGTTTGATCTCAACATTTCTGAAATACGTAATAAATTTTAGTCGACTCCAACTTTTTCAAAGCTTTGACACGATATTTACAGGGAAAATATTTCCACATGTATTATTTTATGCAGCTGTCTTTATTGAGACACTAACTTGTGTGTGAGAGAAATTGGTTCTGGTGATGAATTtctggatattttttcttcgttgtcCGACGTATCAGACATATCAGATGTTGGTTGTTCCAAAGCACATTGCAGGAACAACATTGGATCCACTTTAACTTCCATCTCTTCCATACTTTGCGTGTTCTGGCTGTCTTCATGGGATAATAAAGAAGCAGATTCCAACGGTTCCCCCTCGGCTAAAATTTCTATAGCACCCTAAGTCATGAAggggattaaaaattaaaaatcaatgagagatgaaaaagaattcttcgtcaaaattaaattattcctctactcaaaaaatgagaaatgttGCAATGTAAAGTATTCAGAATTGTTCGATAGAACTAACTTTAGTTAGAATTGAATGAAGCAATCCTCTATCTTCCATTCCTCTGGTATCTTCTTGGATGTCTAGGATTTTCTCATCATCCACGTCATCCGTCGacttttcattatcattaatttcTGATAGCTGTAATCTAAGTTTTTCCTGAGTTCGGTGCGCCATCGTTGTAAATCGGTGAATACCATCCAATCTTTTGGTGCATGTTGAACATACCATCTTTGGGAGTTTGTCATCGGTCGATACCTAGCAGTCACAAAAATATcaatcataattataattgacaaAGATTTCATTTACTGCTATAAAAATCTAAAACTTTAGGTTTTTCTGTCGAAAATGGTTTTTTGCAATTCGAAGCAATGCTATGCCAATGCTGttgcgaaatttcaaatatttcaaatgcTTCAAGACAGGGTATTTAGCAGTTTTGAATTTACATATGTTTATAATATCGAATTTTAGTCTTCCGATTCTGACATAGTGAAACTCCGTGACGTAAATTCAAGATTTGTGATGCCGAtaataaattcgaataatttagaCAAAATAGAAACAGCTCTTCTGTTTTGGAAAAGAAATATCatggtaaataataattaaaagtcACATTATCAACCATATATCTTACTTTAATTATtatgtattcaaatttttaataagAGTTAATAACATGTGCtctaattcgaaaaaattgatcagtaTCACGTGTATATCTGTAGCGCATACATATGAGTAGACTCCAATTTATCACCCTTGCCAACGTTCtcatacatattttcaattatccgTTATAGGTGCGCTCGTGTATAGCGCACACAGTACAGTGCTCATAGTTAATCAATAAAATGCTAATTTTTTAACACTTCCATACAACATGGCCATAACGATGTTAGCTTGTAAGCTAGAATTTTTCGTGTTATTGAGaataatttgaggaaaaaaaaaatcgcagcatCAGTACTCGGTGGAAActaaggaaaaaaacattggATCCATCGCACTTGACTATCTTTTCTATTTAGCCGAATTTGAAGTAGGTAGTAATTATGAAATTAAGCCtaaattgtttcaaaaaatcttcattaTGATAATTgtctttgaaatattcaattttgggTATAATTCTCACTCGTGTTAATGGCATCATTGAACGAGGGTTTTCTACCCGCTCACCACAATCTACATtggacaaataaaaaatttattagtatatgtaaatatttccGCTCACATCTCATGAAATCGGGATTATTTTCGAATGTCGAGAATGTGGATGAACGAGCTTAACAAATCCCATAAATATTGTTTCGTCTGGGTGCACACGCCGCCCTGTTTCTATCATCTGTGTCACTCATAACTGAATAATACAGCCTGCCATTTTTGAAAGATCTCTGTGCGAAATTCAACTCACCAACACATATAAATATTTCCGTATTTTTGCCTGGAGATAATGCCGCCTGCTTTCCtccgaaaaaatatacaccccGTCATCTTTCGATAGATTGTTAGCACAAATTCTACACTGTTCTCGTTCTCTATCTCGTTCAAAATCGCGGCCAGCCGTGCCCATttcaaaataagaaaaaaaaaataaaaaaaaataaataatttttccgtttagggaaaatatttgtgtgtataacaaattgaaaaatgctttcacatttttttctttatttttaaaaaatatgataatgcTCCCTTGTTtaatctacgaatttttcagcaGTTCATGTTTATATATGACGGAACTTGCAGCGTCTGAGAGGGTTGATTATTGTAACGATCTTTTTTACTTATGACCCCTAGGATTGGTGAGATTACTCTGACACCGTCGACGCTTTAAAAACGACGTCGGCGCCGGGCGTCGGCGTCTCCCCCGAAACGAGTGCtcaatacaaaatatataatagcattcgtcgatttgaaaaacatatgtatataacgaacgattgttttatttatagatataGAGTACCGACGACTCTAGTAAATCCAGGAACACTGGATGCTGCCGGGTGTTTGTTTTTGAGAGCGACGTTTTATCGACCCCGCTTTTTCAAATAAAGGGCCACCTTCCCACAGAATCGCATAACTCTAATATGACAAAGAATGCCGAGGAATAAATGTGAATCAAAATGCAACGCTTAATTGGTCGGCCATTTTCCTTCACTACCTTCTTTGGACGAATGTATTACTCTTATAATTTATGTTAGAAATATAGATAATTCcgattttgaattgaaaagttGTCTGTTCAATAAATTCATTGGCTAATTGAAATAACTTTGTCGATTGTATTTTCGACGACCTCGTGACTATATGGACTGATCAAAACTGATTCATTTGAATTCGACAATTCCCGCCATTCAAAAATTCGGTGATAGCGCTATATTTGCATTTTCGTATCGAGAGACAGATAGTCCCGTGTACGGGTGAAATCCATCGACACTTgtttgctaaaaaaaaatcaatactcAATAATTAGTAATTAATATATGCCGTATCATGTAAAGAGAAAACTATTAGGGATGTGTGTGTTGCAGTCGCACTCTGAAGCAATATCAAATTCGAATCatatttatattgaaaaaatcgttgaccgaagatttgtacaaattttcagTCAACGCAAGATTGTGTCCTCCTATTCGTCAAAACCAATTATGAGCTATATCTAAATTCCATCCGTATTTGACatatcgagaaaaagaaagtaattTTCTCGACAAACAAATGATTCCTCGCGATGTAGCGTGCAAAATGCACACAAAATTTTAGTTTTCAGATTTGAAATACttatcataaatattttatattactataaaatttgaaaaactactTCACCCAATGCTTGATATACATAGGCCAGAAGTacatttcaagaaaaaaatgttttcagaGCAATTTTAAATTTCCAATATAAGAGAGTGATAATTTTACatgtaacaaaaataaaaccgtatgaattggaaaattcggTGTCATGAGATTCAGCATCTGCATAGATTTATAGTTGACAATGTTGAGGTCACAGCATTGCGGTTTCGTCTCGTTGTTATACAGCGTTGGAGATAAGCCATTGAATTTGTGGTCGAAACATATTTCTCTCGATGGAAGAATAAGACGAGTCGAAGACCAGATGCTGAGAGGCGATAAGGTAATTGAAATAATGGGACCCCATCAAACTTCCATACCCACCAACATAACTTGCCCTGCAAACCCAATGGACGTCTTAAACATAAAGTTACCCATTCTAGTCCTTGTTGTTAAAAACTTGGAACTCATATTCAAACTTGAATTTCAGGTGAGTATACGGAATTATACCTTAGTATGTACTTCTCATATGATCTAGCCaagcattcatttattcaaaaaaattttctggctACTCTATAGGTGATCGACAAACTAAGGCATCGTCGACAATTTTCCCTTGCCACTCACAACCACGAAAAGATCCCGCTAGCCTATCCAAACGCAGCTCATATACCATTAAAGTTAGATGAGAGTTGGAACAATCTCGAAATAAATCTACAACACTTATGTAACGAGGTCTATAGGTCTGACTATCAAGCTATGCAAAGAATAATTATCTACTCAAATTGTCGACTCAGGAGAGTATATTTTCAAGATAGACATTACGAGCAGGATGAAACGCCAATCCAACTATGCCAGGCATTTTTTGACATGTATATGTTGAAATGGGGGATTCATTTAGTCGAAAGAAGTTGTCAAACAGAGGACATGTATACAGGTTTGTCTATGATAATTCTTTCCAATTACCTAAATCAATGTTTTCCTTGCATTCACCCCATTACATTCTATtcaattcaatattttttgatatcaGAGGTTTTACCATTCATTTTCTGATGGGTAATatgtattattttgttttactttGATCCTAAATATCTTTGATCAAGGTCTACTACAACCATGCGACTTAGAATACATTGCGACTGAGAGTAATATGTCAGTAAGTCTGATGACAACAAGCCTTCCCTTCAATAAGGAcctacaaaaaaatgaaatcaaacaaATTGTGGAGAAAAATATTGCTTACTCTATGACCCTAGATGATGGTAGAAATAAATTACTGAAGAACAATTCTAAATCTGTAAATCGATTAGGTTTGCAAACAGGATTATCTGATCAGTTCAACGTTAAAACATTAAACGAGAAGCGTAGTCCTAGTGTTAGTAATTACAATGTCAACATTCTACACCTAACGCAAGATCAGGACAGAAGAACTCTTGAAGcatctgagaaaaaaagatcagattgtcaaagcaaaaaagataaagaacaAAGCAAAGATAAGTTAACAAGTCAAAATAGTGAAGCAAAGTCTTTGAGctttacagagaaaaaagtaactcTGAAATCTTTTCCCCACATAGATAAAAgtcaatatttgaaaaaacagatgggtgaaaatttcatgacttcaaatcaaaaagaaattgatcagAGTCGAAGTAACACAATAGAAAGTGAAACGCGCCATAAAGTAAATGAAGTGTTCAATTCAAAGAACAGTGACACAAAACCTGCTCTGCGTTCTGGTTCGAACTATTCGgttccaaatttttcatcattggaGCACAAATGCATCAAGAAGCCCACAAATGGCACCGTACAGAACTCGAAAGGGCAAATCGATCCAAGCATACATAAAATAAAGCCTGATTCAAACAATTCAAGCAATTCAACAAAAATTGTATGTCATCAGGGTGATGGGCTGTTAAGTCACAGTTTTAAAGCTATAGAAGAAGTCATCTGTGAAGTGCAGAAGATCAAACAACAACTGAATAATTGTGATCTGGGAAAAAGAATATCTTATGAAAGGAACGAAGTAAGATCTGAATATTCATCATACAATGTGCCTTCTATAGTCGAGATACAAGCAACTCCATCAGAAATGGGAGCAAATAAGACAGTACTTTCAACCGACGAAGCTGTATGTGACTTTTTGGAACTTCGCCACgcagtgaacaaaaaaattctagataAACTGAAAGATAAAGGGCTAACTTTGACAGAAGTTGAATTGTCGATATATAATtctaaaaatcgaagaaattgtTATGGTCAGGGAAAACTTATAGAAAGTGGAAAAGGTTGCACCAACAAAGGAAGTGGTGCTAGGGCTATTGAAACATTAAAAATGGACTCATCGCTGGAGAAAGAAAGGTTGACTTTGAACGATGAAATATGCACACAGCTGAGAAACGAGTTAGATACTGCATTGATGCAATTAAAATCAACGCAGGTTCGTcctacaaaaaaattcatcaaagaTACAATAACGGCtacagtgaaaaataattctcatcgatcaaattcaaatttcttcaCTGTTAAAGAGGCTCGAAATATAAAGAATAAAGTGCATAATGAGAATACACTAAAATGTGATGCAGAGGTGACACCTCGAACTGAATTTGTTGAGGATAATAAACATCAGACTGCTTTCATTAGAAACTTAGATCAATATCCTGATTCAGAAATAATCAATACCTTGTTCCAACGGCGGGTGTATAACTCTGGGGTTGAAAACCGAAGTTTTTAAATAAAACTCCTTCATGATGAATTCATGACTTCTGGATTTTGTTGCATTGTGTTTTATGAGTACTGTTTACCACCTTTTACAATCactagaataattttcaaatttttacgcaagatcaatagaaaaaaatgcaaatatatTGTGCAACATGATTTCAGTCTAATCCcattttcgacaaacttttttttgcatttacTAATTTTGAGCGtagaacaaaatcaaaaaataagagaagttGTTCAGTAAATCTTCAATGCTGGACATAGTACACAGACATATCTGGTATGTATTGCACAATTTTATCGTATAGCTTGCCACGATTGGAAATgactgaaaatcgaaagatgAATCAAAGTACATCAAGGGACAAAGGAAAGATATCACACTGTGTGATTTTCTGATTGGACTGGCTGTGACATCATTGTTGGAATAAGTAAATTTATATGCTAATTTCAGAATTTGTATGTACAAATACTCGTACTGAAACACGTGGTAAAGGCACGAGAATGAGGtggatttattattttataattaggtTTAGTGTGCATCAGAACATGCTGTAGTAACAAAACGTTCAATTGTTGAATGAGGTACTCATTAGATGAATGATTACTCAACGTCAACACTTTGCTTTGTTTtgaataggaagaaaaagtttGAACTCTGCGGGCAGTTCGTCTTCTGAATACAGTCTGTCGGAAAAGTAAACTCGGCGTATTCTACAATTTGCATGAATTTGAACTCTTAAAGTTTCCACATAATTCGTTCCATAAGCTCTGCGTGTGAAGTCAGCAAGGTTAAACTGGATCTGATTCCAACCATCATCCAAACGCATAGGCATTGTACAGATGAATGGTTTCACTCTTGTTGTTGATTGATAATTGCTTGCCCGAAATCGTCTTCGCACATTCTTATCATCTATTACCTAAAAGTAAATTGAAACTATATTTTATCAACATAATTTATAACAGCAACTGTTACTGTTACAATTACAATAGTTTCTTTGATCATATTCAAATAATGGGTTGCAATCTTTTAGCTGacagtatataatatttcacaCAGATATGAAGGACTGAAAACCACAGCAATTATTGTTTGAAATCTATCTTACCTGCACTTCAaacgtgaaatatttcttcaaattctttaTGATCATAACCAGGAAGGGTAATTTGATGCCGAGAGTTTTTCTTGGATCAGCTGGACACGTGATATAAGTTGTGCTTACATTACTGCCAAGTATTTCTAGCACTAGACTCTGAATGTCGTTGTCTGTGATTCTTTTGATGTGAccatttctcacttttttatcCCAAATCTGCAAAGGCTTGCTGCCGATGCTATACAATATAGATAAAAAACCGCTTTGGAAAgtatttttaaacattttcaaatcgtCGTATTAAAGTTCTGCTATATAATGGCTCAATTTGTGTTGGATATTTTCCAAACACTGCTGAGACGAACtcaaatgatttttcgattcttgaAGTTTCCAAACTTTATATCTTACACTGTCTCAATAACCAAACTTTTCtcaacaaaatttgaaacgtgGTAGGTACTTTCTTTTTGAACGTCGTCATTAGTTCATGAGTAAACGACTAGGCTTATCCGTGATGAGAAACATTTATTGTTTTAGCTTTTCCAGAAATTGTGCAAATTTTCATGCAACtttgacattttttgaaaaaaatttaaatagcTCACCGCTCGGGAAGATAAACCCGGCACAGGGGTTACATTCCCAATGTTCGGGATTTGTTTGATCAATAACGCCATGCGCAACAGCAAACTGTTGACTGGTAATACACGTGAAACAGATTGGTGGCGCCCACCAAAAAGCACTCAAAATGCAAAGCGGGCAATTTCATGCTGACGCTTGACGTCGATTTTTAGCGTCAAATGTAGTCACGTGGTATCATTTTGACAGATGTGCCATCGAAATTATGAATGGACAATCATCACCGTCCATTCATTATGATCATCTGTGATCATAATCACAGCTTGATTTCCAATTATTTCCTCATTTTatcctattttttccaatttttgtcggtttttttaatcaatttttcaattagttcATCTCTCCAAGGCCCTGAAGACGACTAATGGTATGCAACCAAAATAACACCATCCCGGATTTATTCCCAAgttgtttctaattttttcaaatatttttcatttgtgccaCCCCTGAGTAGGTACAGGGCCTTTAAATTAATTGTGCGGCACTATTTCAGGCCCCGCCCATTGTGAGAACAGCTAGCGCCAtatggcggatttttcgtgaactaaaatcacggatttcttgccccttgacgtcaggccaTGTATTGCGGGTCGGGATGTATAATGCGAGTGCcgtacaattaatttcaaggGCCCGCACCCACCCAGGGGcggcacaaataaaaaatatttgaaaaaatcggaaaaaattagaaacaacTTGGGAATAAATTCGGGATGGTGTTATTTTGGTTGCATACTATTAGTCGTCTTCAGGGCCTTGGAGAGATgaactaattgaaaaaaatcgaataaaattaggaaaaaattgggaatcaATCTATAATTATGATTACAGATGATCATAATgatgatcatcatcatccgtTTATATTTTCGATGGCACTTTGTCGAAATAACACCTCGTGACTATATTTGACGCTTAAAAATCTGTATCAAGCGTCAGCATGAAATTCCACCTTGATAAATACTATTTACACCAATAATGGAGAGGACGGATTATGGAGGATGGATGCATCCATTTTCAGTACGGTTGCTATTGATTTCTGTTTACAGAGGATCAATGGGTAGCTAAAATTGCATGGAGATTAAGCTCAGCTTCGCCCACtaatacataataaaatatatcagTGGCTTTGCCACAGACTTTACTGTAAGACACAAAAACGTACTTCGTATAATTTAAATCGGAAACACCACTAAGAGCTTCGTAACATTGTTGTAATTGTTTATTGATTTCGAATACAAACCGATAATGTTCTGGCGGGTAGAAGCCGTTATTGCCGAATCTATCCTGTCGATTCCGTCCTTTTAGATTCATCTTTTACTGCCACAaaagatattattattattatgatgatGATCATCATCATTTATGTTGGACATTAAGAACTTCCTTTGTtcaaaaatggattttttttttttatcatacaattgaaaaataatgaattaccATCATCCCAATAAATAGATGAGCTTGCTTTTCACAAATTCATATCTCAAAAAAGCACAGCACAAATTTATAACAGACTCAATTTGAGCTTTCATTCACCATTCACGGACATGAAGCTACAGAAATttggaattcttcaattcatttGATTGGATGGAGGATAGACACATAGACGTTGGCTTAAAATGACTTCTACAGTCATCGGTTATATTACAGTAGATACAATCATTTCAATCGATTTGCAGAGAAAATCACGTCTCAATTCATAGCAAACAGTTCTAAAATTAACTTTCAGCATTTCAATCGTTCGACTTTTCCTTTCCTCGAAAAGACAC from Athalia rosae chromosome 1, iyAthRosa1.1, whole genome shotgun sequence carries:
- the LOC105685205 gene encoding zinc finger protein 625-like isoform X2, with product MMPLTRVSTDDKLPKMVCSTCTKRLDGIHRFTTMAHRTQEKLRLQLSEINDNEKSTDDVDDEKILDIQEDTRGMEDRGLLHSILTKGAIEILAEGEPLESASLLSHEDSQNTQSMEEMEVKVDPMLFLQCALEQPTSDMSDTSDNEEKISRNSSPEPISLTHKNVEIKQEPSYDTKQFESMESDDDVNNPNIKPHECTICARSFISQIGLQNHLWSHLPRDRRFDGKPILRSQQVYSTNGVLHTNTDNSTGNFICPICSKKISTKGNLKVHLETHRPKGKYGCDICGRIFKTQSNLFRHKEYHGGIQFPCNVCGRVYPTNSTLRAHSITHSDLRPHACPLCDKTFKRNQDLKFHINQHTGARPYQCPYCPKAFASSGNCFSHRKRMHPREVHRDRQRAADLMR
- the LOC105685202 gene encoding uncharacterized protein LOC105685202 isoform X1, translating into MLRSQHCGFVSLLYSVGDKPLNLWSKHISLDGRIRRVEDQMLRGDKVIEIMGPHQTSIPTNITCPANPMDVLNIKLPILVLVVKNLELIFKLEFQVIDKLRHRRQFSLATHNHEKIPLAYPNAAHIPLKLDESWNNLEINLQHLCNEVYRSDYQAMQRIIIYSNCRLRRVYFQDRHYEQDETPIQLCQAFFDMYMLKWGIHLVERSCQTEDMYTGLLQPCDLEYIATESNMSVSLMTTSLPFNKDLQKNEIKQIVEKNIAYSMTLDDGRNKLLKNNSKSVNRLGLQTGLSDQFNVKTLNEKRSPSVSNYNVNILHLTQDQDRRTLEASEKKRSDCQSKKDKEQSKDKLTSQNSEAKSLSFTEKKVTLKSFPHIDKSQYLKKQMGENFMTSNQKEIDQSRSNTIESETRHKVNEVFNSKNSDTKPALRSGSNYSVPNFSSLEHKCIKKPTNGTVQNSKGQIDPSIHKIKPDSNNSSNSTKIVCHQGDGLLSHSFKAIEEVICEVQKIKQQLNNCDLGKRISYERNEVRSEYSSYNVPSIVEIQATPSEMGANKTVLSTDEAVCDFLELRHAVNKKILDKLKDKGLTLTEVELSIYNSKNRRNCYGQGKLIESGKGCTNKGSGARAIETLKMDSSLEKERLTLNDEICTQLRNELDTALMQLKSTQVRPTKKFIKDTITATVKNNSHRSNSNFFTVKEARNIKNKVHNENTLKCDAEVTPRTEFVEDNKHQTAFIRNLDQYPDSEIINTLFQRRVYNSGVENRSF
- the LOC105685205 gene encoding zinc finger protein 625-like isoform X1; translated protein: MGTAGRDFERDREREQCRICANNLSKDDGVYIFSEESRRHYLQAKIRKYLYVLVSTDDKLPKMVCSTCTKRLDGIHRFTTMAHRTQEKLRLQLSEINDNEKSTDDVDDEKILDIQEDTRGMEDRGLLHSILTKGAIEILAEGEPLESASLLSHEDSQNTQSMEEMEVKVDPMLFLQCALEQPTSDMSDTSDNEEKISRNSSPEPISLTHKNVEIKQEPSYDTKQFESMESDDDVNNPNIKPHECTICARSFISQIGLQNHLWSHLPRDRRFDGKPILRSQQVYSTNGVLHTNTDNSTGNFICPICSKKISTKGNLKVHLETHRPKGKYGCDICGRIFKTQSNLFRHKEYHGGIQFPCNVCGRVYPTNSTLRAHSITHSDLRPHACPLCDKTFKRNQDLKFHINQHTGARPYQCPYCPKAFASSGNCFSHRKRMHPREVHRDRQRAADLMR
- the LOC105685202 gene encoding uncharacterized protein LOC105685202 isoform X2, which encodes MLRSQHCGFVSLLYSVGDKPLNLWSKHISLDGRIRRVEDQMLRGDKVIEIMGPHQTSIPTNITCPANPMDVLNIKLPILVLVVKNLELIFKLEFQVIDKLRHRRQFSLATHNHEKIPLAYPNAAHIPLKLDESWNNLEINLQHLCNEVYRHYEQDETPIQLCQAFFDMYMLKWGIHLVERSCQTEDMYTGLLQPCDLEYIATESNMSVSLMTTSLPFNKDLQKNEIKQIVEKNIAYSMTLDDGRNKLLKNNSKSVNRLGLQTGLSDQFNVKTLNEKRSPSVSNYNVNILHLTQDQDRRTLEASEKKRSDCQSKKDKEQSKDKLTSQNSEAKSLSFTEKKVTLKSFPHIDKSQYLKKQMGENFMTSNQKEIDQSRSNTIESETRHKVNEVFNSKNSDTKPALRSGSNYSVPNFSSLEHKCIKKPTNGTVQNSKGQIDPSIHKIKPDSNNSSNSTKIVCHQGDGLLSHSFKAIEEVICEVQKIKQQLNNCDLGKRISYERNEVRSEYSSYNVPSIVEIQATPSEMGANKTVLSTDEAVCDFLELRHAVNKKILDKLKDKGLTLTEVELSIYNSKNRRNCYGQGKLIESGKGCTNKGSGARAIETLKMDSSLEKERLTLNDEICTQLRNELDTALMQLKSTQVRPTKKFIKDTITATVKNNSHRSNSNFFTVKEARNIKNKVHNENTLKCDAEVTPRTEFVEDNKHQTAFIRNLDQYPDSEIINTLFQRRVYNSGVENRSF